A region of the Chrysiogenia bacterium genome:
TTCTTATTGTCTTCGGCCCCGCGATTGACGAAGGCCAGCACTTCTTCCTGGAAGTTCGCGATCTTCCGGCAGAGTTCCTCATAATCGGCGCGGCCGGCCGTGAAGGTCAGGCTGGTCACGTTGCGCTCGGAAGGGGCGAGCGCGTCGAGCGAGTGCTTGGCATTATCGAGCATGGCGCGATGATAGTTGCGCACCGCCAGGGAGCCAACCTGCAACGGGGTGCTGATCGTTACTTTCGCCGGGCGCAGGCGGTCGTTGCCGTCGCGCGCGATGAGGCCCACCTGCTCGAGTAGTTCGAGGGCGCGGGCGGCTTCTTCCTCGCTGATCCGGGGGAAGACGCGCGCGGCGATCCACGCCGGGTCTTCGCGGAACTCGGGCAGGAAGAGCAGCTCGCGAATGGCGAGCACGTACCACTCCGAATAGATGTCGTACTGGGCCTCGCTCAGCTCGGCGATGGCGCCGTGGCGGGACTTGCGCTTTCGCAGGCGCTGAAAGTGGCGGTTGCGTTCGCGGTCGTCCTTTGCCTGGCTGAAGAGCACGAGGATCTCGAAGACCTCGGTCTCTTCCTCGCTGAGATCCAGGCCGCGGGCAAAGCGGGAGATGGACGCCGCCGTCAGGTTGCGGCTCCCGTCGATCACGTGTTTGAGAAACGCCGGCGACTTGAACCCCGCCTTGCGCGCGAAAAAACGATAGGAGAACTTGGGGTTGCTCTGCTTGAGCCAGGCGACCCGGTCGGCCAGATAGGCCCGGTAGTCGTCGTAGCCCTCGATCTGCGGGGCTTCGATCTGCGCTTGCGCTTTCTCTGCCATGGACGCACGGAATCTTGCTACATGGCGGGGCAAGTTACCAGCGACGCGCCCGCTTGCCCTCCCCCGCCGGCGGACTATCGTTGGAAACATGCGAGCGACTTATTGCCTGAGCGCAGTGTTTCTCATCCTTTTGTTGGCGGCCCCGGCGTGGGCCCAGCTTGAGTGTGATCGCCCCGAGGTGCTCGACAGCGGGCCG
Encoded here:
- a CDS encoding TIGR02147 family protein codes for the protein MAEKAQAQIEAPQIEGYDDYRAYLADRVAWLKQSNPKFSYRFFARKAGFKSPAFLKHVIDGSRNLTAASISRFARGLDLSEEETEVFEILVLFSQAKDDRERNRHFQRLRKRKSRHGAIAELSEAQYDIYSEWYVLAIRELLFLPEFREDPAWIAARVFPRISEEEAARALELLEQVGLIARDGNDRLRPAKVTISTPLQVGSLAVRNYHRAMLDNAKHSLDALAPSERNVTSLTFTAGRADYEELCRKIANFQEEVLAFVNRGAEDNKKRTPREPEEVLLLGFQLVPLTRAPED